In the Brassica napus cultivar Da-Ae chromosome A7, Da-Ae, whole genome shotgun sequence genome, one interval contains:
- the LOC111213308 gene encoding geranylgeranyl pyrophosphate synthase 7, chloroplastic-like — protein sequence MSSVKLSSCVHHHSVRKSGSVPGSNICFLKTPPFLLRQKFTALSVVREESNASIIHQEEAQSLSFDFMSYMIGKASAVNQALDSAVSLREPVKIHEAMRYSLLAGGKRVRPVLCIAACELVGGEESVALPAACAVEMIHTMSLIHDDLPCMDNDDLRRGKPTNHKVFGEDVAVLAGDALLSFAFEHLASTSGVAPARVVRAIGELARAVGSEGLVAGQIVDISSEGMDSNDVGLELLEFIHVHKTAVLLEAATVLGAIVGGGSDEEIEKLRKFARCIGLMFQVVDDILDVTKSSEELGKTAGKDLIADKLTYPKLMGLEKSKEFAERLMRDAQEQLQGFDSKKVEPLLALANYIAKRQN from the coding sequence ATGTCAAGTGTGAAGCTAAGCTCTTGTGTACATCATCACTCTGTCAGAAAATCTGGATCCGTACCCGGGTCCAACATATGCTTTCTCAAAACCCCACCGTTCCTTCTCCGTCAAAAGTTCACGGCGTTATCAGTCGTCAGAGAAGAGAGTAACGCCAGTATCATCCACCAAGAGGAAGCACAAAGCCTCAGCTTCGATTTCATGTCTTACATGATCGGCAAAGCTAGCGCCGTCAACCAAGCTCTCGACTCCGCCGTCTCCCTCCGAGAACCGGTCAAGATCCACGAGGCGATGCGTTACTCTCTCCTCGCCGGCGGGAAGCGAGTGAGACCTGTTCTCTGCATCGCCGCGTGCGAGCTGGTCGGCGGCGAAGAATCCGTCGCGTTGCCGGCGGCTTGCGCGGTGGAGATGATCCACACGATGTCGCTGATCCACGACGATCTCCCGTGTATGGACAACGACGACCTCCGCCGCGGAAAACCCACCAACCACAAAGTGTTCGGCGAAGACGTCGCGGTTTTGGCCGGCGACGCGCTTTTATCGTTCGCGTTTGAGCACTTGGCGTCGACGTCGGGGGTGGCTCCGGCGAGGGTGGTTAGAGCGATCGGGGAGCTAGCGAGAGCCGTTGGATCAGAAGGGCTTGTGGCGGGTCAGATTGTGGATATCAGCAGCGAAGGTATGGACTCAAACGACGTCGGATTAGAGCTTCTTGAGTTTATCCACGTTCACAAAACGGCGGTTTTGCTGGAGGCGGCGACGGTGTTAGGAGCGATCGTTGGCGGTGGGTCTGATGAAGAGATCGAGAAGCTGAGGAAGTTTGCGAGATGCATTGGTTTGATGTTTCAGGTGGTTGATGATATATTGGATGTGACGAAGTCGTCGGAGGAGTTGGGGAAAACCGCCGGAAAAGATTTGATCGCCGATAAGCTGACGTATCCGAAGTTGATGGGTCTCGAGAAGTCAAAGGAGTTTGCGGAGAGGTTGATGAGAGATGCTCAAGAACAGCTTCAAGGATTTGATTCCAAAAAGGTTGAACCTTTATTGGCTTTGGCTAATTACATTGCTAAAAGACAAAACTAG
- the LOC111213937 gene encoding uncharacterized protein LOC111213937 encodes MNINNFVCDSHSVYRTGKIYGISISLILINLATLMQRADEKLIPSVAKDVKEAFNATLYDIGYLSFIRNIVQGLASPLAGLLVVIYDRPTVFAVGCLCWVLSTVAVGASHFFTQVTVGVAVNGFGHAIVYPVLQSIIADSFKDSARGFGFGLWNLIGTVGAICGTVLPTVMAGHDFLGIPGWRCAFMLLATMSAMIGVLVFLFATDPRKRKNSSFVSRDHERDELMVLKGKNYDAATMEVMSTVWKESWVAIKDVTKLQTFQIIVLQGIVGLVPWNAMVFWTMWFELIGFDHNKTASLSGMFTTGQAIGSLVGGIVADKMSRIFPNSGRVMCAQFSVFMGAIFSIILLRIIPQSTSSYYIYLVILFLMGLTITWCGPAINSPILAEIVPPTHRTMIYAFDRALEVSFSSFGAPLVGIMSEKVFGFDAKGIDNIKDSGREAEALSKGIMWMMAVPFVLCGLCYTPLHFLFRKDRKIDRTPSSREAEII; translated from the exons ATGAACATCAA TAACTTTGTCTGCGATTCACACAGTGTTTATCGAACAGGAAAGATTTATGGAATATCTATCTCTCTCATTCTCATCAACTTAGCCACACTGATGCAACGAGCAGACGAAAAACTCATTCCCTCGGTTGCCAAAGATGTGAAAGAAGCATTTAACGCAACCCTCTATGATATTGGATACCTCTCATTTATAAGAAACATTGTTCAAGGACTTGCCTCTCCTTTAGCTGGTTTATTGGTCGTTATTTATGACCGTCCGACAGTTTTCGCAGTCGGTTGTTTATGTTGGGTCCTATCAACTGTTGCAGTTGGAGCAAGCCACTTCTTCACCCAG GTTACCGTTGGTGTAGCAGTCAATGGGTTTGGACATGCAATTGTTTATCCAGTGCTTCAATCGATAATAGCGGATAGTTTTAAGGATAGTGCAAGAGGTTTTGGCTTTGGTTTATGGAATCTCATTGGTACGGTTGGAGCTATATGTGGAACCGTCCTACCAACTGTCATGGCTGGTCATGATTTCTTAGGAATCCCAGGATGGCGATGCGCCTTTATGTTGTTGGCAACAATGAGTGCGATGATTGGGGTTCTTGTGTTTCTATTTGCCACTGATCcaaggaaaaggaaaaatagTAGCTTCGTTTCTCGTGATCATGAACG AGACGAACTTATGGTTCTTAAAGGGAAAAACTATGATGCTGCAACAATGGAGGTTATGAGCACGGTTTGGAAGGAATCCTGGGTGGCCATAAAAGATGTAACTAAGTTACAAACATTTCAGATCATCGTCTTGCAGGGAATCGTAGGTTTGGTGCCATGGAATGCAATGGTTTTCTGGACCATGTGGTTCGAACTCATTG GTTTTGATCACAATAAGACAGCATCTCTGAGCGGGATGTTCACAACGGGACAAGCAATAGGGTCTTTGGTTGGGGGAATAGTTGCAGACAAAATGTCTCGTATATTTCCAAACTCAGGGAGAGTAATGTGCGCACAATTCAGCGTTTTCATGGGAGCTATATTCTCCATTATTCTCTTAAGAATAATCCCACAGTCAACTAGCAGTTACTACATCTACTTGGTCATTCTTTTTCTAATGGGTCTTACCATAACTTGGTGTGGACCAGCCATTAACTCTCCAATTTTAGCTGAGATTGTTCCTCCTACGCATCGAACCATGATATATGCCTTTGATCGTGCACTCGAAGTGTCATTTTCATCGTTTGGTGCACCTTTGGTTGGAATTATGTCGGAGAAAGTATTCGGGTTTGACGCAAAAGGAATTGATAATATTAAAGACTCTGGCCGTGAGGCAGAGGCGTTGTCAAAGGGGATCATGTGGATGATGGCTGTTCCGTTTGTATTGTGTGGTCTTTGCTACACACCGTTACATTTTCTTTTTCGAAAAGACCGGAAAATTGATAGAACTCCGAGTTCAAGGGAAGCAGAGATTATATGA
- the LOC106356156 gene encoding UDP-glycosyltransferase 72D1: MEQPHALLVASPGLGHLIPILELGNRLSSVLNIRVTVLAVTSGSSSLAETEAIRAVVARGTCEVTELPSVDIDHFVEPDATVFTKIVEKMRATKPVVQDAVKLMTQKPTVMIVDFLGTGMMSIADDVGMAKYVYVASHAWFLAVLVYLPVLDKVVEGEYIDIKEPMKIPGCRPVGADDIMETMLDRSNRHYRECVRCGEEIPMSDGVLVNTWEELQGNTLAALMEDGELSRVMKVPVYAIGPIVRSNGPTKKPNSIFEWLDKQRERSVLYVCLGSGGTLSLEQTIELACGLELSGQSFLWVLRKPTSYLGESSNDDDLVSVGLPEGFLDRTRGMGLVVTQWAPQVEILSHGSIGGFLSHCGWSSVLESLTQGVPIVAWPLYAEQWMNATFLTEEIGVAVRTSELPSKRVISREEVASLVRKVMGEEDEEGRKVRAKAEEVRVSSERAWTQGGSSHSSLLEWAKRCCLLSFTNNTVSI; this comes from the coding sequence ATGGAGCAGCCGCACGCGCTTCTAGTCGCTAGCCCTGGCTTAGGCCATCTCATCCCTATCCTCGAACTTGGAAACCGGCTCTCCTCTGTCCTCAACATCCGCGTTACAGTGCTCGCAGTAACATCCGGTTCCTCCTCCCTGGCCGAAACCGAGGCCATACGCGCAGTTGTTGCTAGGGGGACATGTGAAGTTACAGAATTACCCTCGGTTGATATAGACCACTTCGTGGAGCCAGATGCGACGGTGTTCACTAAAATTGTAGAAAAGATGCGAGCCACAAAGCCCGTGGTTCAAGACGCCGTCAAATTAATGACACAAAAACCGACGGTCATGATCGTTGACTTTCTTGGTACCGGAATGATGTCCATTGCCGATGATGTCGGCATGGCTAAGTACGTTTACGTCGCTTCCCACGCGTGGTTCTTGGCAGTGTTGGTGTACTTGCCCGTATTGGATAAGGTTGTGGAAGGGGAATACATTGATATCAAAGAGCCTATGAAAATTCCAGGTTGTAGACCGGTTGGAGCGGATGACATCATGGAAACAATGCTAGACCGGTCGAACCGACACTACCGAGAGTGTGTACGGTGTGGCGAGGAGATACCTATGAGCGATGGTGTTTTGGTGAATACTTGGGAGGAACTACAAGGAAATACTCTAGCCGCGCTTATGGAGGACGGAGAATTGAGCCGGGTTATGAAAGTACCGGTTTATGCTATTGGGCCAATTGTTAGGTCTAATGGGCCTACTAAAAAGCCTAATAGTATATTCGAGTGGTTAGACAAACAACGGGAAAGGTCAGTATTGTATGTGTGTTTAGGCAGTGGTGGAACGCTGTCTTTAGAGCAAACGATAGAACTTGCATGTGGATTAGAGTTAAGTGGTCAAAGTTTTCTGTGGGTTCTGCGTAAGCCCACTTCTTACCTAGGTGAAAGCTCGAACGATGATGATCTGGTAAGTGTCGGTCTACCGGAAGGTTTCTTGGATCGCACACGTGGTATGGGTCTTGTGGTCACCCAATGGGCACCACAAGTTGAGATCTTGAGCCATGGATCAATCGGTGGGTTCTTGTCTCATTGCGGCTGGAGCTCTGTGTTAGAGAGTTTAACTCAAGGAGTGCCAATAGTGGCTTGGCCTCTTTACGCAGAGCAATGGATGAATGCTACATTTCTGACTGAAGAGATCGGTGTAGCCGTTCGTACCTCGGAGTTACCGTCAAAGAGAGTGATCAGCCGAGAAGAAGTGGCGTCTTTGGTGAGAAAGGTTATGGGcgaagaggatgaagaaggaCGGAAGGTAAGGGCTAAAGCTGAGGAAGTAAGGGTTAGCTCCGAACGAGCTTGGACTCAAGGTGGTTCGTCTCATAGTTCTCTCCTCGAATGGGCAAAACGATGTTGCCTTCTGTCATTCACAAATAATACAGTGTCAATTTAA